The following nucleotide sequence is from Borrelia puertoricensis.
AGGGTGCTTATAACTATCAAGACATTAATACTACCAACCAACTAATAAATACAGCTAGCTACTCAATAGCTCCTCTCAAAAATCCAGCTGCATGGCTTAAAGTATCTAGAGAAATTGCAGACGATCCATCAAAGATTGTATCGGGAATTAAAACTCCAACAAACAACGCTCCTATTGGAGACAATAAGGCAGCGTTACGTATTGCATCTTTTGTAAACTCACAAATCATGATTGGAAAGAATGCAACACTAAATGACTACTTCGCAAACACGGCTTCCAATATTGCAATCAAAGGACAAACAGCAGAAATTACAAAAAATAGTCAAGAACAAATACTTAAAAGTTTAACTGATTTAAGACTATCAATATCTGGTGTCAATAAAGATGAAGAATTAGCAAACATGATAGAATTTCAACAATCATTTATTGCCGCAAGCAAATTCATCACAGTTTCTGCAGAATTAATAGATACAATCATAAATAAAATGGGAGTATAATGTATGATAAACAGAGTAAGTCATCCTTTGACATATGATAACTTAAAGACATCTTCAACAGACAAAGAAGTAAAAATAACAAAACTTTTAGGCAGCCTATACCAAGGTGGAAAAAGAATTACAAATTTGCGAGACGATCCAACAGGTGTCACTCATGCAATAAGATTAGACAGTGATATATTTAAGCTTAATACCTATGTTAAAAATATCAACAGCGCCAAAGGAAAATTAAGATATATGGAAGGGTATTTACAATCCCTTGCAAATATTTTAACTCGTGCAAAAGAAATAACTGTCCAAGGTGCAAGCAGTACATACAAAGCTGATGATAAAAAGATAATAGCAAAAGAAATAAATGCAATACTTGAAGATGTCGTTGCAATAGCAAATGTAAAAGGATCAGATGGATATAGCATATTTGCAGGAACTAAAATTGATAATGAAGCATTTAAAGTAATTAGAGAAAACAGGATAAACAAACTAACTCAAGATAAAGCAGAAACTCAAATAGTAAGAATAGACTACAATGGAAACCAAACAGAACAAACAACTGAAATATATAATGAAATTTATATCCCAAATAACTATCCTGGAAGCGAAATATTTTTTTCTCACAATCATTACATAACATCATCAAAAAATGTTAATGGATTTATTGTCAAGGAAAACACAAAAATTTATATTGATAACATTGAAATAGTATTAACAGCAGGTGATACCGCTGCTGACATTATTGCCAAGATAAATGAATCATCTGCTCCTGTCGAAGCTAATCTTGATCGTATTTTAAATTCAATAGTCATACAAACAACAATACCTCACCAAATATGGATAACAGAAGAGAAAGGTTCAACAGTACTACAAGAGCTAGGTATTCTGACCCAAAATAATGATACCAAAGAACCTCCCTATAATATTGCAAACAATGCTGAGGTTAGAAATAAAACAATTTTTGATAGCTTAATTGAGTTAAGAGATAATCTAGAAGAAAATAGAGAAGAAATTATTGGAAGTAGAAGTTTAGCAGAAATCGATGCAAGTTTAAATAAAATTTTTGCAACATTAGCTGATCTTGGCACTAAAGAAAATAGGCTTGATAGAAGTTATGAAAGGATAACTAAAGAAATAATGGATATGAGAGATGATATGGTTAAATATACCGATCTTGATGTCACAAAAGCAATAACGGAACTTAACATGACAAGTTTAGCTTATCAAGTATCTTTAGGGGTTTCCGCAAGAATCATGCAAACAACATTATTAGATTTTCTAAAATAAAATGAAAAACGAAATTAGTATAAAATTTAACTTTCCTAAAGGAATACTGGGATTTGAAGAGATTAAAGAATTTATAATCAAAGATTCTGAACACAAACCTTTCTCTATAATGCAATCGATAAACGGAGAAATAAACTTTTTAGTAACATCGCCCTTTAATTTTTTAGAAAAATATTTGCCAAATATAGAGGAAGAAGATTGGTTAGATATCCAAACAGAAAATGAAGATGAAAAAGTCATACTATGTATAATTAACATGCATGTAAAAAACTATAGAAAAATAACGGCTAATTTAAAAGCTCCAATCATATTAAACAAAAAGAAATTAATTGGGAAACAAGCCATATCTACAAATGAAGAGCATTATCTTAGATATAGAGTCTTTAAGAAGGAATAAATATGCTAGTATTATCAAGAAAAGCAAACGAAAGCATAAAAATAGACTCTAACATTGAAATTTCAATATTAGAAATAAAAAAAGATAGCGTTAAAATAGCTATAAAAGCCCCTGAAAATATCAAAATACTTAGATCTGAAATTTATGACATCATCAAAGAAGAAAACAAAAAATCAATACTACAAGACAAGAATAATATACATAAAATTAAAAATTTATTTGATTATTTTAGTAAATAAGATTCAATTTCTGCATCACTAAGTCTTACATAAAAAGGTCCTGACAAAATATCATCTCCCTGTCTGTTTTTTAAATATTTAAACTTGCCAAGCTCCGTCAAAACCGAACCAAAAGAATCCATATCACTGATAATCTCAAACTTATTTTTAAGCTTTTCATAAATAAATTCAATACCATTACCCACAATAACAAATTTAAAGTCAAAACTATTTAAATATTCAAATAACTCTGATTCAGAAAAACAAAAAATTTTCCCGCAAAATTTAGAATTCTTATAACACCCAAGGAAATATTTACCTGCTGTAAAACTTAAAGTTAGCGTATCTGCGCTTGTATTAACCAATCTCGCAAAAACATCAAATGTAGGTACATTCACAAAAGGAATTGAGAGACCTAAAGAAAGCCCCTTAAGAAAACTTAAACTAATTCTCAAGCCTGTAAAAGAACCAGGACCAGAAGAATTAATAAGTAAATCAAGTTTATTTAGATCAATACCACATTCTAATACAAAATCATTAAATAATTTTGGAATACTAAGAGCATAATTAATCTTATCTTTACCCTTAATTAAAGAAAAGACCTCACCATTAATTTCAAAATGAACCAACAAAGCTTTATGTGAATATTCAATTGCAAGGGTATTCATTGCTAAATTCTAAAATCCTACTAGTATTTTTTATTTTAAATGTTAAAAACACCAACCTATTCTTTGGCAAAACATCAATAATTATCTCTGGCCACTCAATAGCTATTATAGCTGACATATCTAAGATAATCTCCATTCCACCAATAAGTTGAAACTCATCTAAAATATTCAAACGATACAAATCAATATGATAAAATTTAAAATCTACAAACTCATAAACATTAACAATATTATAAGTTGGACTTGTAAAGTAAGAAACGCCAAGATTTAAAGCCAAACCTTTTAAAAAGGTTGTCTTCCCAGCTCCCATATCACCACAAAGACCAAATATCTTACCAATAGGCAAGGGATTAAAAAAAGATTTAGAAAAGTTTATCATTTCCTTTTCTGTTTCAAAAGATAATGTCAAGGAAGCTCACCTTTTATATCAAGATCAATAACATGCCTCTTGATTGCAACCATCAAACTAAGAACAGGATAATTTAAAGGATCTATAAAATCAATAGTGATATGTTTCTCACCTAAAGGAGTTACTTCTATTGTAAACTTCACTTGCTTAGTCTCACTAAAACCCTTATATTCATAAAAAGCGTCAGCAAAATATACTCTTCTATAATATATAAGACTATCTTGCTTACTGATATTATCAAGAGAAATAAATTTCACAAATAATATTCCTTTAAATAAAATCCCGAGAAGCCAACATAGGAATATTTTCATTTAGCGCTATTTTCAAAGATGGGACTTTCATTTTTAACTTTTAATACGTCTATGCAACTATCCGTTAAAAAAATACTTAAATCCCCCAATTTAGTGAGATGTCGCAAAAAATAACTCTAATCCCTACAATTAAACTTCCCAGGAAGTTTTTAATTTTTTATTTCGTAAACAATTTTTTTAAAAGTTTCAATATCTTCAATTGCTAAATTAGATAAAATTTTTCTATTAAGTTTAATATTAGACTTTCTCAAACCTTCAAAAAACTTTGAATAGTTAATTCCCATACCAGTTAAAGCAGCAGAAATTCTCACAATCCATAAACTTCTAAAATCCCTCTTACGAGCCTTTCTATCTCTTGTAGCATACATCATGCCTTTACGAAGAGTATCTTTGGCTTTCTTATAATTACTTTTCTTAGTACCCCAAAAACCCTTGGTTTTCTTTAAGATCCTCTTTCGTCTTGCAACGTGAACTATCCCATTCTTAACTCTAGCCATATAATCTCCTTAAATCAATATTTAAGCATAAGGCAATAAGGTTTTGATTCTCTTAATCTCAAAACTTGAAACCAAACCTGACTTACCCAACTTCCTTCTTCTCTTTGAAGACTTTTTTGTCAAAATATGTCTTAAATTTTGCTTCTTATATTTAATTTTACCTTTTGAAGTAAAAGCATATCTTTTTTTTGCACTTTTACATGTTTTCATTTTTGACATTTACATCTCCTTAATCACTACTTCTTAGACTTAGGTGCAATAATTAAAAACATTGTTTTGCCCTCCATCTTAGCAGGGGACTCTAAAACATAATTAGACTCACCTACCCTCTCAAGAATACTCTCTAAAATTCCATAGCCCAAATGAGTATGAGCAAGTTCACGTCCTCTAAATCTTATAGTAACTTTTACTTTATTACCCTCTTTGAGAAATCCTAAAATATTTCTATACTTAAAATCAAGATCATGAGTATCTATCTTTGGCTGCATCCTAACTTCTTTAAGTTTAACTATTTTTTGATTTCTTTTTTGCTCTTTTTGACGCTTTTCCTGATGAAATTTATATTTCCCATAATCAATTATCTTGCAAACAGGTGGCACTGAATTTGGGGAAACCTCAACCAAATCAAGCTCAGCATCCCTAGCACACTTAATAGCATCTTCAATTGGCAAAACAGATTGAGTTCCATTATCAAAAATAACCCTAACCTCACGGGCCTTAATCTTATGATTAATTCTCAATTCTTTATCACCGGATCTTGATCTATCCTTACCGGAACTTCTATTTATCATTTAAAAATACTAACTCCTCAAACAGCATTAATCAATAACTAATTTTAATATACCTTCTCTAAAAAGTAAATTCGAACACATATCTCTTAAACACAATAATAAAAAGAATTTTTGAAAAATTATAAAAAGTAAAAATTTAATTGATTAATAAGTCATTTAAAAGTAAAATTTACCCATTATGAATATATTTTTACTAACAAGCCTACCTTTAGTTTTTAAACTATACATGATAATAAAACATCCTCAATTAAAGTTAATTAAGCAAAATTATATTCATGCAACATCAATATTATTTGCAATGACCATTTTTTCCCTACTATATTTGATAGAAGAATTCATATTATATAAAAGCTTGCTCATAAATTACCAAACAAAATTCAGTTTAGCATATTCAATATTTATTAAAGAACAAATATATTACTATGTTTTTCCATTATTTATATTCACATTTTTTTTTACATTCAATCCCAACTCATTGCTTAAAAAAAATCCAATATTTTTAATATATTTTGCATTTGGACTAATACTCTCTAAAAATCTAGCACTCATCATAACAAACAGTAAAGTTTTTGGCACATATGAGTATATTAAAATACCGCTTCTACATATATTAGAACTAATATTCACAGCAATTATATGCGAAAAAGGAATACGTCTTCATATAACACAAAACATAAATGGATATCAATTAATTTTTGTTCCTACCTTGATCTTAGAAGCAATTATAACATTTTTAAAAGTATTAATTTTAACTAACGCACAAATTTACGCTCTAATAACATTAATAATACTATTAGGAATCACAATCGTAAACAAGAAAGCCATTGGAACTGTAAAATAATGATACATACAATAAAGACTTTTATTATTGCAATTATTTTAATTCTAAATTTAAGTTGTAAAAACAATAAAATCACAGATAAAAATTTTAGTTATGTCATAATTTTTTCAGACGCCACAGAGTATTTTTTCAAAATTAAAAATTCTCCATTCATACAAGATAAAACACTCTTTATCAATGAAAAAAACATCGAAATTATTAAAGACAAACTAAATAATGTAAAAAAGATACTTTTAACACATAAATCAAACAATGAAATATTTAATATCAATAAAATTAAAAAAAAAACTTTTTATCTATCTAAAGTAAAATTTTCATTAAAAAAAGCAATAGATTTTATATTCAATAACCCCTCAATAGATTTAACAAACTCATTAATAATGAAAGACAACACACTAAATCAAACGGATTCAAAACACTTGGAAAAAAGTGCAAAAGAACAAAATATAAACATTACTACAATAAATGATAAAAATATTCTGTATTTAAAAAATTTGATTACTCCAAAAATAACAAAAGTGATCCTATTCTCAATGAAAAATAATCACGTTCTTTTAAAAAAATTATCAGAATCATCCTTTTTTAAAAAAATAGAATTTATATTGATTGGAAGTAATAAAAAAGATTTAAAAGAAATTAACACAAAATACATAATCAGCATGAATGAACTCGATTTGCTTGAAATAACAAAAAAAATTAATAAAGATTTTCAATACGAATTCAACATCTATGAAAAAACAATATAAATCTAATTATAAATTAACATACATTTAAGTGAATTGATAAGCAACAATTGACAAACAAAAAATATTAATTACTAATGAGAGAAAATAATTGTTAAATTAAATCATTAAATAAATCCTTAAAATTACCATACAACGCAGTTATAACGCTATCCACATCACAATTTTTAATTTTTGCAATCTCAAGACATGTATATCCTAAAAAACATGGAGCATTAATCTTGCCCCTTAAAGGAACTGGAGCCAAAAATGGACTGTCTGTTTCAATTAAAATATCTTCAATATTTAATTTCTTTAAAACTCCTCTTAAAGGCTCTGAATTTTTAAAAGTTAAATTACCTGCAAAAGATATCTTAAATCCAAAATCAAGAAATTTTTTAGCATACTCATAATTACCTGAATAACAATGCAATATGCCTCTACTTATAAAATTGGAAGATTTAATAATATTGTAAACATCATCATAAGCCTCTCTTACATGCAAAATGACGGGCTTTTTATATTTACTAGCCAAATCCAATTGAATATTTAAAGTTTCAATCTGCTCCCTTTTATTATCTCCTTTAAGGTAATCAAGTCCAATTTCACCAACAGCAACAACGTTTTCCTTTGCTAAAATACTCTCAATCAATTCAAAATCATCTCTTAAAGCCTTACTTAAAGGATGTATTCCAACTGTTAGTGAAATATTAGGATAAGCATCTAAAAGTTGCTTTCTCTCATAAAAATCACTAGGATACAATCCAATATCAAGAAAATAAGAAAATCCATTTTTAAAACATTCATTAATAAGATAATGAATATCAATAGAATTTTTCTTAAGTTCATTAAAATGAACGTGAGTATCTATCAACTTTTCTAAAAAAATAGATCTTTCAAAATTAAGATTCATGAATCCATCTTTTTTTTAAGGTTAGTAATGTAGTCAATGATAGTAACATTTTTCATTCCAAGTTGCAAGAAACTTGACAAAATATCTATAGCACTTTCAATCTGACCTAATGACTCATAACATTCAGCAGCATTTACATATAATATTGAGTTCTTAGGATTGGTTTTTATCAAATTTTTAATAGCTGACAATGCCTCTCCATACTGCCCCTGCTCCTTTTGAAGTAATGCAAGACCAAGTATAGCAAACATGTCAAAATCAACATCAAGAGCTTTTTTATAATAAATTTGTGAATTTTCATACTCTCTCAAGTACCGGTAAGTATCACCTACTCTTGTTAAAACCAGACTATTCTTTGGATCCTTATCTATTATTGTAAGCCAATATTTTAAGGCTTCATGATACTCTTTACTTCCTCTATAGCAATCAGCAAGTCCAAAAATAGCATAAAAATTATTAGGAGAAATTTCCAAAGCTCTTTTGAAAAAATAAATTCCCTTGCTAAATTCCTTTAATTTCCTATAACAATTTCCAATTGAAGTTAAAACACGAACATCAATCTTAACCTGATTTATTTCATACATCCTAAGCCAATATTTCAACGCTTCTTTATATTCCTTAAAGTCATAATATAGATGTCCAATACCAACAAGAGCATAATCATTATCAGGTACAAGTTCTAATACTCTTAAGTACGATTGCCTAGATTTTTGAAAATTTTTTAATTTCCTATAAGAAGAAGCAACTCTTGTAAGAACCGTAATATTTTCAGGATCATATTTCAAATATTCTTCCCATACATCTGTAGCCTTCTTATAATCACCCAAACTTCTATAACAATCTCCCAATCCAAAAAGTGCATAATTATTATTTGAATGTTTAGCAAGGCATTTTTGATAATAAATTATAGCTTTATCAAAATTTCGCTTCTTCCTTTCAATGTCTCCAAGTCCAACAAGAGCATAATTATTATTATAATCCTTTTGTAAGATATCATTAAACAATGCCTCTGCTTCAGGAAGTCTCTCTTCCTTTATCAACTGATATCCCCTTTTGGATTTTTCAGTAATATCAAGAAGCTCATTATCAGAAATTTGCGAGATATCCCCAAACTCACCTAAAAGTTTCTTGTCTAACATAAATACCCCTTCTTAACTGGTTTATTAAAGACATAACATTCACTTCATATATGCTATTTAAAAAAACATATAAGATCATAATTTATATATAAAAATATCAAGATATTAATAAATCTTTAATATCCAATCTCAATAAACATATTATATAAAAAATTAAAAAAATATACTTAAATTCGTAAACTTAAACTTATTTATTTAAATCGTATATAAAGCCTATAAAATAAAATTCATGACCAATTATAACAAAAAAACTCAAAAGTAGTATAAAATAATACTACTTTATTAGGAGAAAATTAAGATGTTTTTAGAAAAATTAAATCCCATCGAAAGCAAAATAAAAATACTTGAAGAAAAATTACAAGATACCAATTTAATTAAAAACCAAAAAGAATATGCAAAAGTA
It contains:
- a CDS encoding TatD family hydrolase — its product is MNLNFERSIFLEKLIDTHVHFNELKKNSIDIHYLINECFKNGFSYFLDIGLYPSDFYERKQLLDAYPNISLTVGIHPLSKALRDDFELIESILAKENVVAVGEIGLDYLKGDNKREQIETLNIQLDLASKYKKPVILHVREAYDDVYNIIKSSNFISRGILHCYSGNYEYAKKFLDFGFKISFAGNLTFKNSEPLRGVLKKLNIEDILIETDSPFLAPVPLRGKINAPCFLGYTCLEIAKIKNCDVDSVITALYGNFKDLFNDLI
- the tsaB gene encoding tRNA (adenosine(37)-N6)-threonylcarbamoyltransferase complex dimerization subunit type 1 TsaB; its protein translation is MNTLAIEYSHKALLVHFEINGEVFSLIKGKDKINYALSIPKLFNDFVLECGIDLNKLDLLINSSGPGSFTGLRISLSFLKGLSLGLSIPFVNVPTFDVFARLVNTSADTLTLSFTAGKYFLGCYKNSKFCGKIFCFSESELFEYLNSFDFKFVIVGNGIEFIYEKLKNKFEIISDMDSFGSVLTELGKFKYLKNRQGDDILSGPFYVRLSDAEIESYLLK
- the infC gene encoding translation initiation factor IF-3, whose amino-acid sequence is MINRSSGKDRSRSGDKELRINHKIKAREVRVIFDNGTQSVLPIEDAIKCARDAELDLVEVSPNSVPPVCKIIDYGKYKFHQEKRQKEQKRNQKIVKLKEVRMQPKIDTHDLDFKYRNILGFLKEGNKVKVTIRFRGRELAHTHLGYGILESILERVGESNYVLESPAKMEGKTMFLIIAPKSKK
- the tsaE gene encoding tRNA (adenosine(37)-N6)-threonylcarbamoyltransferase complex ATPase subunit type 1 TsaE; its protein translation is MTLSFETEKEMINFSKSFFNPLPIGKIFGLCGDMGAGKTTFLKGLALNLGVSYFTSPTYNIVNVYEFVDFKFYHIDLYRLNILDEFQLIGGMEIILDMSAIIAIEWPEIIIDVLPKNRLVFLTFKIKNTSRILEFSNEYPCN
- a CDS encoding flagellar hook-associated protein 3, translated to MINRVSHPLTYDNLKTSSTDKEVKITKLLGSLYQGGKRITNLRDDPTGVTHAIRLDSDIFKLNTYVKNINSAKGKLRYMEGYLQSLANILTRAKEITVQGASSTYKADDKKIIAKEINAILEDVVAIANVKGSDGYSIFAGTKIDNEAFKVIRENRINKLTQDKAETQIVRIDYNGNQTEQTTEIYNEIYIPNNYPGSEIFFSHNHYITSSKNVNGFIVKENTKIYIDNIEIVLTAGDTAADIIAKINESSAPVEANLDRILNSIVIQTTIPHQIWITEEKGSTVLQELGILTQNNDTKEPPYNIANNAEVRNKTIFDSLIELRDNLEENREEIIGSRSLAEIDASLNKIFATLADLGTKENRLDRSYERITKEIMDMRDDMVKYTDLDVTKAITELNMTSLAYQVSLGVSARIMQTTLLDFLK
- the rplT gene encoding 50S ribosomal protein L20, with the translated sequence MARVKNGIVHVARRKRILKKTKGFWGTKKSNYKKAKDTLRKGMMYATRDRKARKRDFRSLWIVRISAALTGMGINYSKFFEGLRKSNIKLNRKILSNLAIEDIETFKKIVYEIKN
- the fliW gene encoding flagellar assembly protein FliW, with the protein product MKNEISIKFNFPKGILGFEEIKEFIIKDSEHKPFSIMQSINGEINFLVTSPFNFLEKYLPNIEEEDWLDIQTENEDEKVILCIINMHVKNYRKITANLKAPIILNKKKLIGKQAISTNEEHYLRYRVFKKE
- a CDS encoding tetratricopeptide repeat protein; this encodes MLDKKLLGEFGDISQISDNELLDITEKSKRGYQLIKEERLPEAEALFNDILQKDYNNNYALVGLGDIERKKRNFDKAIIYYQKCLAKHSNNNYALFGLGDCYRSLGDYKKATDVWEEYLKYDPENITVLTRVASSYRKLKNFQKSRQSYLRVLELVPDNDYALVGIGHLYYDFKEYKEALKYWLRMYEINQVKIDVRVLTSIGNCYRKLKEFSKGIYFFKRALEISPNNFYAIFGLADCYRGSKEYHEALKYWLTIIDKDPKNSLVLTRVGDTYRYLREYENSQIYYKKALDVDFDMFAILGLALLQKEQGQYGEALSAIKNLIKTNPKNSILYVNAAECYESLGQIESAIDILSSFLQLGMKNVTIIDYITNLKKKMDS
- the rpmI gene encoding 50S ribosomal protein L35, with protein sequence MSKMKTCKSAKKRYAFTSKGKIKYKKQNLRHILTKKSSKRRRKLGKSGLVSSFEIKRIKTLLPYA
- the csrA gene encoding carbon storage regulator CsrA; this translates as MLVLSRKANESIKIDSNIEISILEIKKDSVKIAIKAPENIKILRSEIYDIIKEENKKSILQDKNNIHKIKNLFDYFSK